A genome region from Magnolia sinica isolate HGM2019 chromosome 8, MsV1, whole genome shotgun sequence includes the following:
- the LOC131253532 gene encoding alanine--glyoxylate aminotransferase 2 homolog 2, mitochondrial-like encodes MQRVCRRLLSREDFFHCCRSNRRFFSSLAEREDASSLHDNAVLPKMPPFDYSPPPYTGPSAAEILQKRKEFLSPSMFCFYEKPLNVVDGKKQYLFDEDGRRYLDAFGGIATVCCGHCHPEVVEAIISQTKRLQHSTVLYLNNAIADFAEALASKLPGDLKVVFFTNSGTEANELAMMIARLYTGNHDIISIRNAYHGNAAGTMGATAQSNWKFNVIQSGVHHAMNPDQYRGIFGSDGEKYAKDVQDMIDYGTCGRVAAFISEAIQGVGGIMELAPGYLPAVYSSIKKAGGLCIADEVQSGFARTGNHFWGFEAHGVVPDIVTMAKGIGNGLPIGAVVTTPEIAQVLTQRSYFNTFGGNPVCTAGGHAVLQVLEKEKLQENALIVGSYLKDRLKSLQEKHEIIGDVRGRGLMLGVELVTDRQLKTPAKAEILHVMDQMKEMGVLVGKGGFFGNVFRITPPLCFTKEDADFFFDVMDYSMSKM; translated from the exons ATGCAGAGGGTTTGTAGAAGGCTTCTGTCGAGAGAGGATTTCTTCCATTGCTGTAGAAGCAATCGACGCTTCTTTTCTTCGTTGGCGGAGAGAGAAGACGCCTCGTCTCTCCATGACAATGCCGTTCTTCCCAAAATGCCCCCGTTCGATTACTCTCCCCCGCCGTACACTGGTCCTTCTGCGGCTGAGATCTTGCAGAAACGAAAGGAGTTTCTCAGCCCTTCGATGTTCTGCTTTTACGAAAAACCC TTGAATGTCGTTGATGGCAAGAAACAGTACTTGTTTGATGAGGATGGTCGACGCTATCTCGATGCTTTCGGAGGGATTGCCACCGTTTGCTGTGGGCATTGCCACCCTGAAGTAGTGGAAGCGATCATTAGTCAGACTAAGCGGTTGCAACATTCAACTGTTTTGTATCTAAATAATGCCATTGCAGACTTTGCAGAGGCATTGGCTTCCAAGCTACCTGGAGACCTCAAG GTTGTGTTCTTCACTAATTCTGGTACAGAAGCAAATGAACTAGCTATGATGATTGCTCGGCTGTATACGGGCAACCATGATATTATATCAATCAGAAATGCATACCACGGAAATGCTGCCGGAACAATGGGTGCAACTGCTCAGAGTAATTGGAAATTCAATGTTATTCAG AGCGGAGTCCACCATGCTATGAACCCAGATCAATATAGAGGCATTTTTGGCTCTGATGGAGAAAAATATGCAAAAGATGTTCAAGATATGATCGACTATGGAACCTGTGGACGTGTTGCTGCATTCATTTCAGAAGCAATTCAG GGTGTGGGGGGGATTATGGAACTGGCACCAGGGTATTTGCCAGCTGTATATAGCAGCATAAAGAAAGCTGGTGGTCTCTGTATAGCTGATGAGGTCCAATCAGGTTTTGCTCGAACAGGAAACCATTTCTGGGGATTTGAGGCCCATGGCGTTGTACCTGACATAGTGACAATGGCGAAG GGTATTGGAAATGGGCTACCTATTGGGGCGGTTGTCACCACTCCTGAGATTGCACAGGTCTTGACCCAGCGCAGCTACTTCAACACCTTTGGTGGCAATCCCGTGTGTACTGCTGGAGGGCATGCCGTCCTCCAAGTACTTGAGAAAGAAAAGCTTCAAGAGAATGCTTTGATCGTGGGGTCTTATCTAAAAGACCGCCTCAAGTCCCTCCAGGAAAAGCATGAAA TCATTGGTGATGTGAGAGGAAGAGGCCTGATGCTTGGAGTTGAACTCGTCACAGATCGCCAATTGAAAACTCCTGCCAAGGctgaaatcttgcatgtcatgGACCAGATGAAAG aaATGGGAGTATTGGTTGGAAAAGGTGGCTTTTTCGGAAACGTGTTTAGAATAACCCCTCCTCTGTGCTTCACCAAGGAAGATGCAG ACTTCTTTTTTGACGTGATGGATTACTCGATGTCGAAGATGTGA